In one Chitinivorax sp. PXF-14 genomic region, the following are encoded:
- a CDS encoding LysR substrate-binding domain-containing protein → MELIAGRTLADLSRREADLALRIVDPKRVEHPPDYIAHHLGAMPFALYGERGLLAASGDWRTLQYISWDESWLHSPRGQWLATLFPGRQPVLRANTMQAQLAATRSGLGVAMLACYVGDADPVLQRIGAAEAPLERDLWLVYHRDLKASRRVQVMRDFVQTLVQRHVLAGQPPG, encoded by the coding sequence GTGGAGCTGATTGCCGGCCGCACGCTGGCCGACCTGTCGCGGCGCGAGGCCGATCTGGCATTGCGTATCGTCGACCCGAAACGCGTCGAGCACCCGCCCGACTACATCGCGCACCACCTGGGCGCCATGCCCTTCGCGCTGTACGGCGAGCGCGGCCTGCTTGCTGCCAGCGGCGACTGGCGCACGCTGCAGTACATCTCCTGGGACGAATCATGGTTGCACAGCCCGCGCGGCCAGTGGCTGGCGACGCTGTTTCCGGGCCGGCAGCCGGTATTGCGTGCCAACACCATGCAGGCCCAACTCGCGGCCACCCGCTCGGGCCTCGGGGTGGCGATGCTGGCGTGCTACGTGGGGGATGCCGACCCGGTGCTGCAACGCATCGGCGCGGCCGAAGCACCGCTCGAGCGCGACCTGTGGCTGGTCTACCACCGCGACCTGAAGGCCAGCCGGCGCGTGCAGGTGATGCGCGATTTCGTGCAGACGCTGGTGCAGCGCCATGTGCTGGCGGGCCAGCCGCCCGGCTGA
- a CDS encoding DMT family transporter, whose product MGNSLVLLQLGLTTFFWAMMFHLGKYSVAFMSPVSIGGWRFLLAGAVLAPLLHWREGIDWAGLRRNALPLLAMAIVGIGGFNIALFYGLRLTSPVNGSLIIALSPALTAMLSALLHREAIGGRQLLGLGLALAGVAVVVSHGSLAALLALDFTTGDLLVFLASVAWAVYSTIPRRFIKGLAPLQVTTATIVLGGVFMSLFAQEAVSDFFTVPPLGVVGALLVMSLLGSALSYLWWNDAVRQIGAGKAAVFMNLVPIFATLIGVALGQPVLATHFIGAALVVGGVLCSSNLAAPKVTAPNTGALCPAAK is encoded by the coding sequence ATGGGAAATTCTCTCGTCCTGCTGCAACTGGGGCTGACCACCTTCTTCTGGGCCATGATGTTCCATCTCGGCAAATACTCGGTCGCCTTCATGTCGCCGGTATCGATCGGCGGCTGGCGCTTCCTGCTGGCCGGGGCCGTGCTGGCGCCGCTGCTCCACTGGCGCGAGGGCATCGACTGGGCCGGGCTGCGGCGCAACGCGCTGCCGCTGCTGGCGATGGCCATCGTCGGCATCGGCGGCTTCAACATCGCGCTGTTCTACGGCCTGCGCCTGACGTCGCCGGTCAACGGCTCGCTGATCATCGCGCTGAGCCCGGCGCTGACGGCGATGCTGTCGGCGCTGCTGCACCGCGAGGCAATCGGCGGGCGCCAGCTGCTGGGGCTCGGCCTCGCGCTGGCCGGGGTTGCCGTCGTGGTCAGCCATGGCTCGCTGGCGGCCTTGCTGGCGCTCGATTTCACCACGGGCGACCTGCTGGTGTTCCTCGCCAGCGTGGCCTGGGCGGTCTATTCGACCATCCCGCGCCGCTTCATCAAGGGCCTGGCGCCGCTGCAGGTGACCACCGCCACCATCGTGCTCGGTGGCGTGTTCATGAGCCTGTTCGCACAGGAAGCAGTGAGCGACTTCTTCACCGTGCCGCCGCTCGGCGTGGTCGGCGCGCTGCTGGTGATGAGCCTGCTCGGCTCGGCACTCTCCTACCTCTGGTGGAACGATGCAGTGCGCCAGATCGGCGCGGGCAAGGCCGCCGTGTTCATGAACCTGGTGCCGATCTTCGCCACGCTGATTGGCGTGGCGCTCGGCCAGCCGGTGCTCGCCACCCATTTCATCGGCGCGGCGCTGGTCGTCGGCGGGGTGCTGTGCTCGTCGAACCTGGCCGCACCCAAGGTCACGGCCCCGAACACCGGCGCACTGTGCCCGGCAGCCAAGTAA